Genomic window (Leptolyngbya sp. 'hensonii'):
CGGACAAAGCCACCGGGCAAGGCCCATTGCCCCTCAAAGGGGGACAACTTGCGCTGGATCAACATCACCTTCAGGTCCCTTTCGCTGAGGTCAAACCCAAAGACGACACAATCCACGGTCAGACTGGGACGAGGAAATTCGTAAGTGTAAGGCACAGATCTATTTAGAGACAGCCCCTGCGGCTGAGAAAAGTTCATCGGCAGTTAATTCCAGGTCTGGAAAGGTCGGAGATAGAAGCCGATCTCCCGTCCGAAACTGGGTGATCTGGTATTCTCCGTCTGTCAAGGAGTGGATTGAGACCGTTGGTTGCTTCGGGGAGCCGATATAGCGCACTGCTCCCAGAGCCAGATAGTCCACAATCCAGTATTCTGGAATGCCCATAAACTCATAATCTGTCAACTTGATCCCGTAATCATCCCGCCATTTGTTGCTAGCAACTTCAACCACCAGGGCTACGGATTTCCCCTGAGTCATGGTCGATCGCTTAGCCCAAAGGGATTCTTCTGCCATCGCACCTTGAACCAACACCACAACATCTGGTTTGTAGCCGTGCTTCTCCCGATGAGGTTTTACGGTACAAGTTCGAGGAATGACATAGGGAAGCTGATGCTGCCAGATATGGATGTTCAGACAGTTGACAATAAACCCTGAAATCTGTTCGTGGGGTCCGGTTGGGTTCATTGGAACAACAATGCCCCCATAGAGTTCATAAATGCCCCCATCTTCTGGGTACGCCTCCAAAAATTCTTCAAAGGTGAATAAATGCCCTTGCTCTGCATCGTCCAGCAATTCTGCTTGAGTTGGAGTCATAACGCACTAAGCCTCAACGCATAAACCTAATAGTGGCACAGGGCTAGCCCTGATTAAATCGGTTCCACCTTGACATAGTGTCTAATATACACGATACTAGACTTAGTGTTGAATTAACACCTATGAAAGCGTTGTTTCAGATTGCTGCCGGATCGATCGCCGGACGAGACCATATCTTGACGGGAAAAAACAATCAGGATGCCCTGTACTACACCATTTCGGAGCATGCCATCCTGGCGATCGTGTGCGATGGGTGTGGCAGCGGTGCCTACAGTGAGGTGGGAGCCAGACTAGGGGCCAGGTTAACGGCAGCTACAATCGCTCAGATTCTGCAGGACACCCCAGACGCTCATCTGCAGGATGAAGACTTCTGGGATCGGGTCTATCGCACCCTGTTGCTCCAGTTCCAGGCTCTGGTACAGACCATGGGCGGCGACCGGGTACAGGCGATTCGAGATTATTTTCTGTTCACGATCGTGGGCACGGTGATCACCCCGGCAGGAGCCTCGATCTTTTCCCTGGGGGACGGTTGCCTGATTCTAAATGGCCAGGTGACTGAAATCGGTCCCTTCCCCAACAATGCGCCTCCGTATCTGGCTTACGGGTTATTGGAACAAACTTTGTCGTTCCATGTGCATGCCCAGATTCCTCTGGCTGAACTGCATACCCTGCTGATTGGCACAGATGGGGTGCTGGATTTGACCCAGGTAGCAGACAGTCCTGTTCCCGGCAGTACGAAGCCCGTCGGCCCAATCTGTCAGTTCTGGGAGCAGGAGCACTATTTCACCAATCCCGATCGGGTGCGACGAACCCTGGCCCTGGCCAACCGGGAGGTAACCAAACCGGACTGGCAAAACCACCAGATGGTCAAGACGGCTGGACTTCTGCCTGATGATACGACTCTGATTGTGATTCGCAAACAGCTTCCCTGAGGGGACTTCAACTTTCACAGCCCTGATCTG
Coding sequences:
- a CDS encoding Uma2 family endonuclease; this translates as MTPTQAELLDDAEQGHLFTFEEFLEAYPEDGGIYELYGGIVVPMNPTGPHEQISGFIVNCLNIHIWQHQLPYVIPRTCTVKPHREKHGYKPDVVVLVQGAMAEESLWAKRSTMTQGKSVALVVEVASNKWRDDYGIKLTDYEFMGIPEYWIVDYLALGAVRYIGSPKQPTVSIHSLTDGEYQITQFRTGDRLLSPTFPDLELTADELFSAAGAVSK
- a CDS encoding protein phosphatase 2C domain-containing protein; amino-acid sequence: MKALFQIAAGSIAGRDHILTGKNNQDALYYTISEHAILAIVCDGCGSGAYSEVGARLGARLTAATIAQILQDTPDAHLQDEDFWDRVYRTLLLQFQALVQTMGGDRVQAIRDYFLFTIVGTVITPAGASIFSLGDGCLILNGQVTEIGPFPNNAPPYLAYGLLEQTLSFHVHAQIPLAELHTLLIGTDGVLDLTQVADSPVPGSTKPVGPICQFWEQEHYFTNPDRVRRTLALANREVTKPDWQNHQMVKTAGLLPDDTTLIVIRKQLP